A region of Culicoides brevitarsis isolate CSIRO-B50_1 chromosome 1, AGI_CSIRO_Cbre_v1, whole genome shotgun sequence DNA encodes the following proteins:
- the LOC134828095 gene encoding uncharacterized protein LOC134828095 translates to MSSNNILKRYFCRLIDENQPELSESTVCCVKCHQHGKIRRFDASAETLQHDHLFEFHAIIGNQPTEYILGTELLESHHPEDEIVDEDDGEIGQIQYTDEDVVEVEFVQQSIDGEEIIQEANDAKDASIVRHSGVWNYFEENTAEQKVHCLLCRQNNVSHSYSTNSSTSNLRKHLKTAHEIEVENYKPLMRKGKNDEKRGYGISRVWKYFCKVKKNGEIQDKDYVYCAECLKKGTQHRYKQTSSTGTLRQHLRSQHDIDLDVGREYCETAQMVNIENIVAVGLEASPVKMHRKGKTKKLSSARSYYSDVPDDDEYVYCTLCSAENRVHKYRKSTSSSTLKTHLVQKHEIDPDAEEAENSKKNIEEGEILDGTEAVVEVYSFDEEILERAQKITSIKTRKIRTYFFRLEDEEVFCCAFCILDGIKKAYKPTTSTSGLRRHLMSAHQLDPLGYFKSEGDTEVTLNEEQIAESIAGKNKAKESDVWKYFCKKEVMKEDSSFEIDENYIYCSLCWNGPTRQIHKYKTTTSSGALKRHLASRHGLQILNRRVRSMTNTTKTDAEETQEEDHIIEEEEQQQEEVFYEEVEVVSQQKSQNPPTIVRKPQPNPIKLPKYCRSCGKTDAGFFTKLTAVFDDADCNDENPEQISLSELYFQITGIRVRPDDGMSQLVCYLCEANLKSAYKFRKIALETENDMIQKLFGDQTETDDYEVLEEVYLDDEDPPDDKVVYRKVTQHPGKSQKFITVISKRHEKLPEEDQEITLANYETADGQEIEYEEEYSASMSKRKKNEGLMDEMFWDGYEVKNDAAKRQKRISSEKNKVFQTFSHATKQEAACDIDE, encoded by the exons ATGAGCTCGAATAACATCTTAAAGCGCTATTTTTGCCGCTTGATCGACGAAAATCAACCAGAATTAAGCGAATCGACAGTTTGTTGTGTGAAATGTCATCAACACGGAAAGATTAGAag atttgaTGCCTCTGCCGAGACTCTCCAACACGATCACTTGTTCGAATTTCACGCAATTATCGGAAATCAACCCACAGAGTACATTCTTGGCACAGAATTACTCGAATCGCATCACCCCGAAGACGAAATTGTCGATGAGGATGACGGCGAAATCGGTCAAATTCAGTATACGGACGAAGATGTTGTCGAAGTTGAGTTTGTTCAGCAAAGCATCGATGGCGAAGAGATCATCCAAGAAGCGAATGACGCAAAAGACGCCTCAATTGTGCGACATTCGGGCGTTTGGAACTATTTTGAGGAAAATACAGCGGAGCAAAAGGTTCATTGCTTGTTGTGTCGCCAAAATAACGTGAGTCACAGCTACAGCACGAACAGCAGCACGTCAAATTTGCGAAAACATCTGAAGACGGCGCACGAAATCGAGGTCGAAAACTACAAACCACTCATGCGAAAgggaaaaaatgacgaaaaacgaGGATACGGGATTAGCAGAGTGTGGAAATACTTTTGCAAAGTCAagaaaaatggagaaattCAAGATAAGGACTACGTTTATTGCGCGGAATGCTTGAAAAAAGGCACGCAACATCGCTACAAGCAAACGAGCAGTACAGGAACGCTTCGTCAACACTTAAGATCGCAACATGATATTGACTTGGATGTCGGGCGGGAGTATTGTGAGACTGCCCAAATGGTTAATATCGAAAATATCGTCGCTGTTGGACTTG aagcaaGTCCCGTAAAAATGCACCGAAAAGGCAAAACAAAGAAACTCAGTTCAGCTCGTTCGTATTACAGCGACGTGCCAGATGACGACGAATACGTTTATTGCACTCTTTGTTCCGCCGAGAACCGAGTTCACAAATATCGCaagtcgacgtcgtcgtcaacGCTTAAAACGCATCTCGTGCAAAAGCATGAAATCGATCCGGATGCCGAAGAAGCGGAAAATAGCAAGAAAAATATCGAAGAAGGGGAAATTCTTGATGGCACGGAAGCCGTTGTTGAAGTTTACAGCTTCGATGAGGAAATTCTCGAGCGAGCACAGAAAATCACATCAATCAAAACGCGTAAAATTCGAACTTATTTCTTCCGACTTGAGGATGAGGAGGTTTTTTGTTGCGCTTTTTGCATTTTGGATGGTATTAAAAAGGCCTACAAGCCAACGACATCGACTTCGGGGCTTCGGAGACACTTGATGTCGGCACATCAACTTGATCCGCTGGGGTATTTCAAGAGCGAAGGTGACACGGAAGTCACGCTGAACGAAGAACAGATCGCGGAAAGTATCGCTGGCAAGAATAAAGCGAAAGAATCCGACGTTTGGAAGTATTTTTGTAAGAAAGAAGTCATGAAAGAGGATTCGTCCtttgaaattgatgaaaattatatttattgctCTCTCTGTTGGAACGGACCAACGCGACAAATTCACAAATATAAGACAACAACGTCTTCCGGGGCGCTAAAAAGACATTTAGCATCGCGACATGGACTGCAAATCCTCAATCGGAGAGTAAGATCGATGACAAATACGACAAAAACTGATGCCGAAGAGACGCAGGAGGAAGATCACATcatcgaagaagaagaacagcAACAAGAAGAAGTCTTTTACGAAGAAGTCGAAGTCGTTTCgcaacaaaaatcacaaaatccgCCAACAATTGTGAGAAAACCTCAACCAAATCCGATAAAACTCCCGAAATATTGTCGTTCATGCGGTAAAACCGACGCTGGATTCTTCACAAAACTCACAGCAGTATTCGACGATGCCGATTGCAACGACGAAAATCCCGAGCAAATCTCCCTTTCGGAACTTTACTTCCAAATCACAGGCATTCGCGTTCGCCCCGACGACGGAATGTCCCAACTCGTGTGTTACCTTTGCGAAGCGAATCTCAAGTCAGCCTACAAGTTCCGGAAAATAGCTTTGGAAACGGAAAACGACAtgatacaaaaactttttggcGACCAAACGGAAACCGATGACTACGAAGTACTCGAGGAAGTTTATCTGGATGACGAAGATCCGCCCGACGATAAAGTCGTGTATCGAAAAGTCACGCAACACCCgggaaaaagtcaaaaattcatcacagTAATATCAAAAAGACACGAAAAACTACCGGAAGAAGATCAGGAAATAACGTTGGCGAATTATGAGACGGCAGATGGACAAGAAATTGAGTATGAAGAAGAGTATTCGGCATCGATGTCGAAACGGAAAAAGAACGAAGGGTTGATGGATGAGATGTTTTGGGATGGATatgaagtgaaaaatgatgCGGCGAAAAGGCAAAAACGGAtatcaagtgaaaaaaataaagtatttcaaacattttcgcATGCGACGAAGCAAGAAGCGGCATGCGATATTGATGAATGA
- the LOC134828097 gene encoding L-xylulose reductase, with protein sequence MELEVKGKSILVTGAGHGIGNQLCKTLHELGAKVIAVSRNQKPLDELAAECSGIKTIAVDLAKWQETREALKNITFLDALVNSAGVAVIKPFAEMTESDFDHQFNVNFKAIYNLCQFLSPKIRDGGSIVNISSLASMIGIEGHSVYGPTKAALDNFMKNLVLELGPRKIRVNNVNPTVILTRMGRENWSDPAKADPLISRIPLRRFGEVHEVVEPIIFLLSDKSSFINGHCLPLEGGYLTA encoded by the coding sequence ATGGAGTTAGAAGTCAAAGGAAAGTCAATTTTAGTCACTGGAGCAGGACATGGCATCGGAAATCAACTTTGCAAGACCCTTCATGAGCTTGGGGCGAAAGTCATTGCTGTTTCTCGCAACCAAAAACCCTTGGATGAGCTTGCGGCAGAGTGTTCCGGTATAAAAACGATCGCTGTTGACTTGGCGAAATGGCAAGAAACGCGAGAAGCTCTCAAAAATATCACTTTTCTCGATGCTCTTGTGAATTCGGCGGGAGTTGCTGTTATCAAACCCTTCGCTGAGATGACCGAAAGTGACTTTGATCACCAATTCAACGTGAATTTCAAGGCAATTTACAATctctgtcaatttttgagcccTAAAATCCGGGATGGCGGTTCAATTGTGAATATTTCGTCGCTTGCATCGATGATCGGCATCGAAGGACATTCCGTTTACGGACCTACAAAGGCAGCTTTggataatttcatgaaaaatttggtaCTCGAGCTTGGGCCTCGTAAGATTCGCGTGAATAATGTCAATCCGACGGTCATTTTAACGCGAATGGGACGCGAAAATTGGAGTGATCCAGCAAAAGCTGATCCATTAATCTCGAGAATTCCCTTGAGACGGTTCGGAGAAGTGCATGAAGTTGTCGAGCCGATTATTTTTCTGTTGAGTGACAAGTCTTCCTTCATTAATGGACACTGTTTACCTTTGGAAGGAGGCTATTTGACAGCTTAA
- the LOC134828096 gene encoding UDP-xylose and UDP-N-acetylglucosamine transporter, with translation MNTKAAFAIGGVFLGCCSNVVFLELLVKADPGSGNLITFLQFLFIAVHGFIFTAKFGTKKPRIGLKDYTILVAMFFVVSVCNNYAFDFNIPMPLHMIFRAGSLIANMVMGIIILRKRYDIWKYISVGMITLGIILCTIVSGSKVEKITPTEAAAAELDAKNEALGFSAFFWWTLGITLLTVALFLSARMGIYQETLYKRYGKHPDEALFYTHLLPLPGFLLLFNNISEHVNIASGSTPYELPILGISVPVIWLYLLGNVLTQYLCISSVYVLTTECASLTVTLVVTLRKFVSLIFSIIYFRNPFTVFHWSGTLLVFVGTIIFTEIVPKIRESMETKQKLEASKKRE, from the exons ATGAACACGAAAGCAGCTTTTGCCATTGGCGGAGTGTTTCTCGGGTGTTGCAGCAACGTTGTTTTCTTGGAATTGCTCGTCAA agcTGATCCTGGATCCGGAAATCTCATCACTTTCTTGCAATTTCTCTTCATCGCAGTCcatggatttatttttaccgCCAAATTTGGCACAAAAAAGCCTCGTATCGGCTTAAAGGACTACACAATCCTTGTTGCGATGTTCTTCGTTGTGAGCGTTTGCAATAATTACGCCTTCGATTTCAACATCCCCATGCCTTTGCACATGATTTTCCGCGCGGGATCCCTAATCGCCAACATGGTAATGGGCATCATAATTCTACGGAAGCGTTATGACATCTGGAAATACATTTCCGTGGGAATGATAACACTCGGCATCATCCTATGTACCATCGTATCGGGCAGTAAAGTGGAAAAAATTACCCCAACCGAAGCTGCTGCTGCGGAATTAGACGCTAAAAATGAAGCTCTTGGGTTTTCAGCGTTCTTTTGGTGGACTTTAGGCATTACTTTGCTCACGGTAGCACTGTTTTTGTCAGCTCGCATGGGAATTTATCAAGAAACTTTGTACAAACGCTACGGAAAACATCCGGATGAAGCACTTTTTTACACGCATTTGTTGCCATTACCgggatttttgttgctttttaataatatctcGGAACACGTGAACATCGCATCGGGTAGCACGCCTTATGAGTTGCCAATTTTGGGAATTTCCGTACCTGTTATTTGGTTGTACCTGCTCGGAAACGTCTTGACACAGTATTTATGCATTAGCTCCGTTTATGTGTTGACCACGGAATGTGCCTCGCTTACCGTTACGCTCGTTGTGACCTTGAGAAAATTCGTTTCGCtcattttttcgataatttactTCAGAAATCCCTTTACGGTGTTCCATTGGTCGGGAACGCTGCTCGTATTTGTGGGCACAATTATCTTTACGGAGATTGTACCGAAGATACGGGAGTCCATGGAGACGAAACAAAAGCTTGAAGCTTCCAAGAAACGAGAATAA